Within Nematostella vectensis chromosome 1, jaNemVect1.1, whole genome shotgun sequence, the genomic segment GGAGGTGGAGTGAGGAGGGAGGACAAGGATAAGGAGAAGGAGGTGGAgtgaggaggggggagaagGATAAGGAGAAGGAGGTGGAgtgaggaggggggagaagGATAAGGAGAAGGAGGTGGAGTGAGGAGGGAGGACAAGGATAAGGAGAAGGAGGTGGAgtgaggaggggggagaagGATAAGGAGAAGGAGGTGGAgtgaggaggggggagaagGATAAGGAGAAGGAGGTGGAgtgaggaggggggagaagGATAAGGAGAAGGAGGTGGAGTGAGGAGGGGGGACAAGGATAAGGAGAAGGAGGTGGAgtgaggaggggggagaagGATAAGGAGAAGGAGGTGGAgtgaggaggggggagaagGATAAGGAGAAGGAGGACAAGGATAAGGAGAAGGAGGTGGAGTGAGGAGGAAAAGGAGTGAGGACAAGGAGGACAAGGAGAATGAGAACGAGGAGGAATAGGAGTAAAAGGATGACAAAGAGAAGGGGAAAAAGGCTACTTTCCGCATCACAGCAATCGGTACAATTAGCGGCCATTGTTATCCGTTATCTGCTGTTGATTGATTGTTCTGAAAAATCGAAAGATGAGGAGGAGGATaaggagaagaagaagaaggagAAGGGAGAGAAGGAGAAAGTGGAGAAAGAGGAGGAGAAGGAAGAAGACGGAGAAGGACGAGAGATGGTGTTTGAGAAAGAGGGGAAGGATGGGGAGgagaagaagagagaaacGTGATCGAGATCGAGTCGAgcgaatttattttttgttatcattttgTTTCAGATAAGTAAAAATTCATTGCAATGGAGAGGGAAGCTTCCACCGACTTTCAATCCAACATAACATCTTATTCCTGCGTCGCCATGAACACAAGCGATCAATTGAGTTATGTGCCCTTGCCAATTCATCTAGCGCTTAAAGTTGTCTTTACTTCTATTTTTTCATTATACTTCCTGATCGGAACAATAAGTAACGTATTTCTTTTCGCTGTTGTTCGAAAAGTGCAGGTACAGCAAAGAGGGAAGCCTATTAAAGCAATGCAGAGGTTCTTGACTTTAATTTGTCTCAGAAGTTTGACTGTGTGCAATATCTTCAATTCTATGGGGCCGACAGTGCTTAGGATTGTTCGATTGGTATATGGCAGTGTGTCTTCCAATCACTGGTCCTGTAGAGCAAGTCGCTTCTTTACTTTCGCCCCTTCAATTGTATTAATACTTCACGAAGTTGTGATGTCGATTGAACGATACTACTCATTATTCGAACCAATGAGTGTGTGTTCAACAAAAGCTGTGGAAAAGATACTGGCAGGGGCCTGGGCCGGAGGCGTGATGCTCACTCTAGGCCTTGTGTCAAGTGCAACCATTGTCCAAGTGGACCTGGGACACAATCTCTATAGCACGGCTTGTCGACAGGCGCTGGATACGATGGTTATGAAAATCATATTTTATGTTTCTGTTATTATGGCTTTCGTCATCCCCGCCATATTGATGTTCACTATTGCTATCAAGGTGAAGAGATTTCTCAAGCAGCGAAGGCAGAGGGTCGAGGAAGGCAAACCTGAGTTTTTAGACAGGGCGTACGCGTGGAGGCTCAAGGATGCACAAATGCTCGTAAGCATTGTGTTGACGTTTCTCGTTCCTTACGcgttgatatttttttatggcgTGATTTTGCTAATTACTAAGGTAGATTTAGACTTCTACTTTTCATTCTCGATCCTAAATATCAGTGGAGTGTTGGCATTTTCTAACTGCATTTCCATTCcacttgtttgtcttgtaaAAAATAGACAGTTTCGAGAAATTGCTTGGCAAATGTTATCATGTCAGCCTTAGCAAACCCAACCCAAGCAAGTAAGGCGAGTTGGATCCCGAGGGAAGTCGCCACATCAGTCCAACAGCGCAATCGAACCCACAGCCGAGCAAAGGAGTCCAGAGCCGAACAGACGAGTCCAGAGCGGAGCAGTCGAGTGCAGGGTTGAGCAGCCGAATCCAGGGGCTGGCACTCGAGTCCAGAGCCGAGCGGACGAGTCCAGTACCGAACAACCGAGTCTAAAGCCGAGCAGTCGAGTCTAGAGCCGAGCAGCGGAGTCCAGAGCCGAGCAACCGAGTCTAGAGCCGAGCAGCCGAGTCCAGAGCCGAGCAGCCGAGTCCAGACCCGAGCAGCCGAGTCCAGAGCCGAGCAGACGAGTCCAGAGCGGAGCAGTCGAGTCCAGGGGCTGGCACTCGATTTCAGAGCCGAGCGGACGAGTCCAGTACCGAGCAACCGAGTCTAAAGCCGAGCAGTCGAGTCTAGAGCCGAGCAGCGGAGTCCAGAGCCGAGCAACCGAGTCTAGAGCCGAGCAGCCGAGTCCAGACCCGAGCAGTCGAGTCCAGAGCCGAGCAGACGAGTCCAGAGCGGAGCAGTCGAGTCCAGGGGCTGGCACTCGAGTTCAGAGCCGAGCAGACGAGTCCAGTACCGAGCAACCGAGTCTAGAGCCGAGCAGCGGAGTCCAGAGCCGAGCAGTCGAGTCCAGAGCCGAGCAGCCGAGTCCAGAGCCGAGCAACCGAGTCCAGAGCCGAGCAATCAAGTCCAGAGCCGAGCAGCCGAGTCTAGTGTCGACTAACCCAGAGTGAAATGATCCAAAACTGGTCAATGCTGTAGTGTTGAAATAGTTCTTGCATATGCTGATGTTAGAAGATGTAAGTCAGCATCCGTTTGAGGGAAAAATACACCAAGGCATTTGTCGGAGATCATATATCGGAAATTTTAGGCTTAACCATGGGGATTTCTGCTTCACGACTCGTACCACTGGTATTTTGTTGGTGTATCGGACATTTATGGGCAACACTGTGGCTTTATAGTTGGATATGTACTTCGTCCGGAGAAAACTAGCCAATCAAAATAATCGCGACATAATATTATCTGCCCTTTTTCTAGTGTGCTCCGAGAATAGgacaataaaaatacaacTAACAAGaacacactcttttttttttataagaagctttttataagaacgtctagcCAGAAATTTTTCGAAATAGTGTTTTGATGATCTGATAGTTTCGATAATACAGGATCGCACTAACTCGTGTCGTCTATTTTGGTGATATATCCGCTTGGCGTGGTTTATTGATAGGCGCCAGGGGCGGAGTTTTGCTAGAAgggtgaggaggggggaggaaaaataaatacagtgactgacaaggaaaaagggcatttacccccttacccccccccctcacctcccctctggaaactTCTGGGCATTTGACCCCCcaccccggaatttccaatcccctccatggggtgggggggggggggggggtatggatattttctggaactacacatggtcacagaaaaaaatgagCTGTTGTATTTTGGTAGGCTTTTAAAATCTGCTCAAAAGTGGCCGTGTGATTCTTGTTCCCCTCGTTTATGCCTTTACtcattcaaagaaaatgccaTAAACAGTTGCTTGTGCAAAAACAGAGGAATTGCAATAACTTGCAGTCGCATAGTTATCAAACTCGTGGCTCCACACGCATCTGCTCGTAACCTTTATCTCCTGTCCCTGGTTTCCTCCAACATGCGCTAAAACTACCAGCTTATACCTTGGTAATTCAAGGGCTTTTACACGCTCCTTTATGCTGTTTGAAATGCTTTTGCATTTTTCTTTTGCCTTCGTCACGTTGTACTCAACACTAGAAAGCGTCTCACTTAGAACCCCGCGTATAATCTCCTCCACTTTAGCAACCGGAAAGCTCACATCTGGATCAATCTTGTAAGTGTTTTCGTATGTTCGTTTGCAGTTTACAAGGTCTTCAAGAACACTGTTCGCATCTGAGTGCTCTGAGTCGGTTTCCTTCAAGTCTCCAAGCTCATTGACTACCGGAAGGTGAATCTCTTTCAGACTGATAAAGCCACCCTTTCGCTGATCCTTTTGAATTAAAATCTTCCGTTTGTTCATGGTTTTCGCGGCCTTCAATTAACACCCAGCTAGCGGCACATTAATCGTATAACGTTTATAGAGCTACAGTGTTAAACGGTCAGTATAATTCTAAAATTAAACGAGACTTACCTGTAAGTCGAAGTTTGATTGGGATTCTATCTTGTCATCAGTCAGGAACGGAGGAGTAACATGAGTCTCGTTTAAGTTTGACATCGGTGAACTGTTAATATCGCCAAGAAAGTTGTGAGTTTCTTGGTCAGTTCCTTAAGTGATAGTTCCATATGGGGCGGCATAGATCGAATATACCGAAGCACTACCCCTATGTCCCAGAAATGTTTATACCTAGGCAGCGAAGGCCTCAGTTCGAAAATACCTTTCAGGAAACGTGTCACTAGGGGGTGTTCACAGAAGGTGCCGTTGCTAGTGGTTATGACTGTAGATAATGAGGACCGGGCTGTGTTAATAGCACTATAGCCCAGACCCTCATGGTATAGCCGTGTGAGGAAAGTTAGCCCATCTTGCACTGTTGCGCGTTCCAATGAGATTGCGTTATCTTTGCAAAATGCCAACCAACGCTGTAAATACACATTGTATTGTTTACACGTGCCCGTCCTCCAGGACGCCATAATGATATCGATAGTCTCCTTTCCTAGCTAGTTACCTTCTAGGGTTTGCCGGATAAGAGGCAGACCAGCAGGCGAAGGGACTTGTGCAGCGGGTGTATCTCGTGAGGGTGACCCGGCAATGACAGCATGTTCCTCTGTGGGCCGAGGGTGATCGGTTGATTGAGACACATGGTCTTGACTTTCGGGTACCAAGCCTGTGTCGGCCAGTCGGGGACGACACAGATTTCCGTTGCGTGGTCCTGTTGGACTTTCTGCAGAAAAGTGCCGATCCCACTAAAGGGTGGAAACGCATAGAATTTCAATGATGATAGCGTTTGAACGACACATAACGAGTGAATTGTTTATTAAGCCTACTGGCAAATAGATCAATGTTAGGGGTGAATTCCAGCTCAGAAAGTGCAAATGACACTAGATCTGTATTGAGCATCCACTCTGTTTGTCGTATTTTGGTTCTAGATTCCCGGTCTGCGAGGCAGTTAGCGATCCCGGGGATATAGGCTGAGCTAAGCCATATGCCTCTAGTTATACACCACTCCCAAATAGTCTTCCCCAGTAGGTTAAGTTCTGGAGAGTGGCTCGTTCCCATGTGGTTTAGAACTGCGATGGCCGTTGTGTTATCAATCATAGCTCTAACGTGCGCATCACGAAGATCCTTACAGTATGTCTTTAACCCTAAAAATACCGCTAACAGCTCGAGATAGTTAATATGGTGTTTCTGTTCCCTTACGAACCAGGTACCCCCTGTGCTATCATTCTCAAATACCGCGCCCCAGCCTAGATTCGACGCATCGGTCGTGAGGGTATGCGACGGGCCGTGTGATATGACGATTTTGTTGTCAAGGACATTATTTTCCCCCCATTCAAGCTCTGCGGTTGAACTGCGTGACAATGTCATATACGCATCAAAGTTACCTCGGTTGGATTTTAGCGCCTTAGATTTATCACTCTCAAGGGATCGATAATATAGTGGGCCATACATAACTCCTGGGAATGAAGATATAATTTTCCCAATAACACAGGCTAGTTCGCGAATGGTCAGGCGTGAAGCTACCCTGAGATCGTGACAGCGCTTTTGAAGGCTAATCGCTTTTTCTTGCGTGAGCCTGATTGACATGTCGACTGAATTAATTATAAACCCAAGCAGTACTAGGCTCTGTGACGGAATAAAAACACGGACTTTTCCGGGTGGATAACAAAGCCCAAGGAGTCGAATAGTGTAAACGTTCCAATAACGTTGTTTGTACATTCGGCATATGTTTTGCCTTGTAGGAACAAATCGTCAATGTAACTAGCGACAATATGACCGttcctatggagctccgcgagCGGAGGCTTTAGCATTTTTGTGAATACCCGAGGGCATGAGGCTAACCCGTTGGGGAGGCAAGTTAATTGGTAAAGTTGATCGTTCCAATAAAACCGGAGGTATCTACGGAACAAGAGGCTGACTGCGACTGAAAAATAGGCGTCTTTAAGATCTAAGCTCGCCATATAGCAATTCTGCTCGGCCAGTTTGAGTATTGACGCTAGTGTATCCATCTTAAAGTGGTGGTACGTCACGTACTCATTGAGCCCCTTAAGGTTAAGGATCATGCGATAACTACCGTCCTTTTTAGGACTTACAAAAATATTAGAGATAATCTCCCCGGGTGAGTGATGTGCCGATTCAATAATAGCTTTTTTTGGATAGCTTAGCTATCTCAGCCTCGATGATACCTGACTCATGTTCGGAGAACGTGATCTGCGGCCGGTGGCCATTATGAGGCGTGTCATCAAAACTGATAATTGCACCTTT encodes:
- the LOC5504888 gene encoding dynein light chain Tctex-type 5-A; protein product: MSNLNETHVTPPFLTDDKIESQSNFDLQDQRKGGFISLKEIHLPVVNELGDLKETDSEHSDANSVLEDLVNCKRTYENTYKIDPDVSFPVAKVEEIIRGVLSETLSSVEYNVTKAKEKCKSISNSIKERVKALELPRYKLVVLAHVGGNQGQEIKVTSRCVWSHEFDNYATASYCNSSVFAQATVYGIFFE